CGAACCACGGCTCTGTGCCGAACAGGGGAGCAAACAGGTACAAGCCCAGCAAGATAAAAAGGCCCCACTGGCCCATAAACATGGTAGTGGAGTACGCCCACATGTTACGCGCGCCAGCCGCTACGGAGCCGCCCAGATCCATCGAGTAGGCCATTGAGGCAAAAACCACCGCAATTAACAGCGACGTGTACGTTCCCACCTGATCGGACCAGGAGATCCACCCCAGCACCTCCGGGCCAAGCACCAGACCAATCAGGCCCGCGGTGATCGGCGCAGGAAGAAGCAGCGCCTGCAACAACTTGAGCCGGTTCCGTAGAGCGTGACCAACGATGAGGAGGATTGAGATCCACCCGACGTCGAGAAGCAGTGTGTACGGCGTGTATTCCATCACCGATCCTCCCTATGCGTGCGCAATCGTGTTCAGTGTTGCAGACATTAACCGAGCCTATCCGCTTTTTCGGAATCAGTAGGCTGTCCCCATGGCCCCATTTTCAGCACTCATCGACCGCCTGGAAGCACAGTCGGAGAGGTTGCGCACGCAATTTTTCGACGAACTCCTCGCCGAAATTCCCCATGCCGCGGGCATGTTTCCGGCCGGAGCGAGCGCCGTTGCCCCTGCGCTGCTCGACTCGTTGACTTACCTGTTGGCCAACTCCTTCGACGGCGATCTCACCGCCGAACTGAGGACGAAATTGCGCGGCGCCGCCCGTGATCTGCGCCGCTTCGGCTTCCCCGCCGAAACCTACGAAACATTCGCGGACATACTCAAAAAACTGCTGGCCGAGCCCGACGCTGCCGCGCTTATCGACGCCACCGCTGCCCTTATGTCCGCCGAAGCCTCCGCCGCCGACTACGCCGGCATCCCCCCGGCCACCGCCGCCCGAGTCGGACACGTCGACGCCCGCGGCACCGACGCCCGCATTAAAGTGATCCGACTCGAAGCGGGCATGGAGCTAAACTACGCCCCCGGCCAATTCATCCCCGTGCTCGACCCCGCCACCCCCGGAGTGTGGACAAACCTGGTGCCCGCCTGCCCCGCCAACCCATACGGACAGTTGGAGTTCCACGTCGACAACACGATTGACCCAGCCCCCGGAAGCTACCTCACCCTCGGCGCCGCCCGCGGCCCCGTAGTAGAGCTAAGCGGTCAGGAACGGGTCCTCATCGTGGCCTTGGAAACCGGTGCAGCCACCGCCAAAGCACTGGTGTTCGACCTGTTAGAGCGCGACAAGCGCCCCGAGGTCGACCTTTTGCTGCACGCACAGAACCGGCGCGACCACTATGACTTTTCTACCTTTCACGCCGTGGCTCAACACCACGATTGGCTGAACTTGCACCGCGCGCCACTGGGCAGCGACATACCGCGGGAGCTGTGCGAGGGCTCAAGCGTGGTCGTGTGCGGGCCGCGACAACGCGCCGAGGCGGCCGCCGCCAACGTGCGCTCAGCCGGCGTGCGGGTCGACGTCCTCTCCCCAGATCAGTCGCTGGGGCTGGGCCAGGATTACTGTTGACGGTTACAGCAAGGGCAGCGTTTTGCGCGCCCGTGCCACTTCTGCGGTGTCAATGTCGCCGTAGATGATCCCGGGATTAAATCCGCCTTCGACGAGACGCTGCCCAGTGGGGCTGACGATCACGGAGTGACCCACACCCGTCGGCGCACCATCGGGCTTATCTACGTGGTCCCCACCGGGGCGGGCCTGGTCGGCCGCCGCGATGAACACTCCAGCGTCGAGGGCGCGCGCCACCGTCAGCGCGCGCCAGTGATCAAGCTTGTTGTCGCCGTCAGCCCAGCTCGTCGGCACCACAATGACCTCCGCCCCCAGGCGCGCAAGGTCCTTGAACTGCTCGGGAAAGCGGATGTCAAAGCAGGTCGCCACTCCCACGACGGCGCCTTCGTGGGTGAAGGTGACCAGCTCTGTTCCGGGCTTGACGTTGTCGGATTCTTTGAAGTCGAAAGCGTCGTATGTGTGGATTTTGTCGTAGCCCTTATGCACACCGTTTCCAGTGATCAGTGCCGTGTTATAGACGCGGTTGCGCTTGCCTTTGGTGTCGGCCGGGCGAAACATGCCGGCCACGATGGTCACGTCGAGTTCTTTCGCGAGTGACCGCAGTGCGGTGGCGAAGGGCCCGTCAAGCTGTTCCGCCTGCGTATCTAGGCGCCCTTGCCCGAAGGCGTACATGGTGGCTTCGGGCAGCACGATGAGGGTGGCGCCGTGGGAGGCCGCGTCGCGGATTTCAGGCTCAATGATCTCCAGGTTGCGCTTCTTATCACCGGTGGTCTCAACTTGCACAAGAGCGATTCTCATAGCGCCACGATATGTGGAAAACTCGCTCGGCACCATGCGTTATCCCCAGGTTCGTGTTCGCACCCTTGCTCGCGCGCCTTCCCTCTACCACTGTGTGGGCATGTCCTATCTGAAATTCACCACAGCCACCGCCGAAACCGCCCGCAATAGCCTTCCTCCCTGGCCGAATCTGCCCACCGCCCACCTCAGCCCTGGCTCGCTTTCAGCCGCGCTCGCCGAGGTGCAGGCGCAAGAACATTCGCTTATCAAAGCCACCGCTGCCGCCACCCGCGCCCACACCGCCGCCCTTGCCGACTTCACGCAAAAAGCCCAGCGGCTGGACTCGGCCTTGGCCCGCCGTTTGGCAGGTAAGCTGTGAGCGCCGTGTACTCCCCGGCGCTTCGGACCGGGGAGCTCTACGTCGCGACCCGAGCCCTCAACGCCGCCGCCGACCTCGTTGAACAGCGCGGTACCAGCGCCGCTGCCGCCGTGGAAATGATCCGCGCCACGGGCTTCGCCGGCCCCGCCGCCAACGTCGGGCTGGCCAAGCTCAACGACTTTTCGGAGTCCTTCTATACCAGGGCCGACGCGCTGCGCCGCGCCGCGGAGATACTCAGTGCCGCTGCTTCGGTGCAGTTAAAGCTCGACGAGTTCGCTGCTTTGCTCTTAAGTGTCAGCCACAACGACATGATCGTATGGCTCAACCTCGTGTCCTGGGCGCTCGATTCCGCCGCAGCGCAGGGCCTTTATACTGCTCTGCGCGGGAGAGGAGACGGGGACTTCCATGAACTGATTTACCGCCCGTACACACCTTTAGAACAGATCCACGAACTCAACCTAACTACCGTGCCGGCGTCCACCGCCGAGGCGGTTTCGCGTGCCGGTGGGCTCATTCTGGAGGCTAGCCCCCAGCGCGCTTCAGTGATCGTGGGTGATATCACCAACCCTGAGAGGATCACCACGATGGTTGCGGGTGTCTCGACGGGCAAGCCCGATGACCTCTCTCACGAGTTAGAGCGCGCCGCCACGATTGCCAAGGCCACCGGCGGTGCTGTGGTGGTTTGGCAGGGCTACGAGCCACCACCCAGCGTTGCTGAGGGCATCGATCCTGGTGCGGCGCGGGCGGGCGGTGAAGCCCTGTCTCGTTTCCAGATAGCTTTAGATCTGCACTACCCCGACGCCCAAAAGACAGTTCTGTCCCACAGTTACGGCACTGTGGTTGCAGCCCGGGCCGCCAAGCACCAAGGTCTGATTGCTGATGACTTGTGGTTGCTTGGCTCTCCCGGCGTTCCTGTAAGCCACGTCGATGAGATGATACTGCTCGGCGATCAACCGCGCGTTTTCGTTGCCGATTCCGACCGCGACCTCATCAGGTTTCTCCGCAACGACAAACGTGGCGTGCACGGCTTTTCGCCTTCCGCCCCTTCCTTCGGTGCCACTGTGGTGCCCGGAGTCGAAGGTGGTCACTCGGCTTATTTCACAGACCCGGACCTATTGAGAGCACTTTCACAACCCCCGCCTTAAATCCCGCCGTGGACGTATTGTGGGTGACACAACCACAAAACTGGAGAGTCAGGAGAACACAAGTGGCTGAAAAGTTTGCCAATCTCATGGTCAAGCACCTCAAAGACCTCGGCGTCAAGCGCATCTACGGCCTCGTGGGCGACTCGCTGAACCCGCTTTCCGACGCCTGCCGCACCGAAGGCATGGAATGGGTCCATGTCCGCAACGAGGAGGCCGCTGCCTTCGCCGCCGGCGCCGACTCCCTCGCCGCCGACGAACTGGCTGTGTGCGGTGGCTCCTGCGGGCCCGGCAACACCCACTTCGTCCAAGGCCTTTTCGAGGCTCACCGCAATGGTTCCAAGGTTCTTGCGATCGCCTCCCACATCCCCTCGATGGAAATCGGCTCCTCCTTCTTCCAGGAGACACACCCGGAGCACCTGTTCCAAGAGTGCTCCTCCTACCTTGAGGTGGTCAACGGCGCCGATCAGGGCGTGCGTGTGCTGCACAACGCAATTCAAAACACCCTGGCCGGCAACGGCGTATCCGTAATGGTTATCCCGGGCGACATCTTCGACGACGAGGTTTCCACGTCCCGCCACACCACGTCCGGCACCTACGCCAGCGGCGCCCGCAAGCGTGTTTTTCCCGACCCGGTTGAGGCAGCCGCCTTGGTGGAGGCTATCAACAAGGCCGACACCGTCACCTTGTTCGTCGGCTACGGTGCCCGCGACGCCCGAGAGGAAGTCTTCGCTCTTGCCGACAAGATCAAGGCGCCGGTGGGCCACTCCTTCCGCGGCAAGATGTTCCTGGAGTACGACAACCCCTTCGACGTGGGCATGTCTGGACTGCTGGGCTACGGTGCCTGCCACGAAGCCTCAAAGAAGGCCGACCTGTTCATCATGCTGGGCACCGACTTCCCTTACTCGGACTGGCTGCCGGAGCACAACGTCGCCCAGGTAGATATCGACGGTACCCACATTGGCCGTCGCACCCCGGTGAACTATCCGGTTGTCGGCGACGTCAAAAGCGTCATCGACAACATCCTGCCCCACATTGAGGAGAAGACTAACCGCTCTTTCCTCGACTCCATGCTGCGCCGTCACGCTCAACTTCTCGAGTCCGTCGTGGACAAATACACCCACGAAGCCAACGAGTCCCGCGTCCCGATCCACCCAGAGCTCGCAGCCTCCGTGCTCGACGAACTTGCCGACGAAGACGCCTACTTCACCGTCGATACCGGCATGTGCAACGTGTGGTCTTCGCGCTATCTCACCCCCAACGGCAAGCGCGGAGAATCCGCTTCCTTCCTCCACGGCACCATGGCCAACGCGCTACCACAAGCCATCGGTGTTCAGGCCGCTTTCCCGGACCGCCAGGTCATCTCTTGGTCGGGCGACGGCGGCCTCGGGATGCTCATGGGCGAACTGCTCACCGTCAAACTGCACAAACTGCCGATTAAAACCGTGGTGTTCAACAACTCCTCGCTCGGCATGGTCAAGTTAGAAATGTTGGTCGCTGGATACCCGGACCACGAAACTGACCACGAACAGGTCAACTTCGCCGCCATTGCCGCAGGTGTGGGCATCAAGTCTTTCCGTATCGAAGACCCCAAAGACCTGCGCCCAGTGCTCAAAGAGGCCCTCGCCTACGACGGCCCCGTCCTTGTCGACATCGTCACCGACCCCGATGCCTTGTCCATGCCCCCGAACATCACCTGGGACATGATGAAGGGCTTTACCACCGCCGGCATAAAAACTGTTCTCGACGGCGGCGTGGGCCGCATGGTCGAGTTAGCCCGCTCTAATCTCCGCCACATCGGCGCGGCGTCTTCTATTGCGTTGAAGTAGACCCTGGGACGAAAGCGGGCATAACTATGACGTTGGGCGGTTGCGGCGGCGTCGATAAGCAGGCTCCCACGACACGACGGCTGTGGAACGTGGAACGTGGACTAACTCCCCGCCGCGGGCTGGGCGGGTATCCAGTTCGCGGCGCAACTGCTCATTTTCCTCACGCTGGCGTTCCAGCTCGTCTTGCAGGTCATCGATCCGGCTGGTCAACTCGATGATTGTTTTGATTCCGGCGAGATTGACCCCTTCTTCCTGGGACAGTTGCTGGATGCGCTGGAGCAGCTCAATGTCACGGCCTGAATAACGGCGCCCACCACCTTGGGTGCGCAACGGAGTGACCAAACCGAGCCTGTCGTAGGTGCGCAGGGTTTGGGCGTGCATACCGGTTAGCTCCGCAGCGACGGAAATGACGTAATACTCCTGATGTTTCTGCGTGGCCATCTTCTTTTCCACCTCCCCGCTAGTTAAGTCCGGCCCACCCGGCGCGCGGGTCGAAACCGGAGTCCTTTTCCGCTTGGGCATAGGCGCGCAACGCGCTGGTGGCGGTGGCGTCGAGGCTGGAAGGCACCGCCACTTCGACCGTTACTAGGAGATCGCCGTTGTCACCGGAGCGCTTCGGCACTCCACGGCCTTTCACGCGCAAGGTGCGACCGTTTGGTGTACCTGCCGGGATTTTGACCTTGACTGGGTTGTCCAAGGTGGGCACTGCGACGGTGCCGCCCAGTGCGAGTTCACCGAAGGAGACCGGGACGGTGACTTCGAGGTCGTCGCCGGAACGGGTAAACACCGGGTCGGGGCGCACGTGGACTGTGACAAACAGGTCACCGGCCGGCTTGCCGTTGGGCCCCGCTTCGCCTTGCCCGGCAAGACGAACTTTCTGCCCGTCGACGACACCTGCGGGCACGCGCACCGTAATTGAGCGGGTGCGACGCACAGTTCCAGTGCCGGTGCAGGTCGGGCAGGGGTCTTCGATCATGTTGCCGGTGCCGCCGCACTTCGGGCAGGGTCGGGCCATGCCGAAGCTGCCGCTGTTTTCCCGAATGAAGCCGCTTCCGGAGCATTGGTCGCACGTCGAGACGTGGCCCGAACGTGAACCGGATCCGTGGCAGGTGGTGCAGGGGGCGTCGCCCGTCAACTCCAACGGGATAGTGGTTCCTTTGGCCGCCTCCCGGAAATCGAGAGTTATTTCCGTTTCGACGTCGGCCCCCCGCGACGGCC
The Corynebacterium sp. BD556 genome window above contains:
- a CDS encoding alpha/beta hydrolase, with translation MSAVYSPALRTGELYVATRALNAAADLVEQRGTSAAAAVEMIRATGFAGPAANVGLAKLNDFSESFYTRADALRRAAEILSAAASVQLKLDEFAALLLSVSHNDMIVWLNLVSWALDSAAAQGLYTALRGRGDGDFHELIYRPYTPLEQIHELNLTTVPASTAEAVSRAGGLILEASPQRASVIVGDITNPERITTMVAGVSTGKPDDLSHELERAATIAKATGGAVVVWQGYEPPPSVAEGIDPGAARAGGEALSRFQIALDLHYPDAQKTVLSHSYGTVVAARAAKHQGLIADDLWLLGSPGVPVSHVDEMILLGDQPRVFVADSDRDLIRFLRNDKRGVHGFSPSAPSFGATVVPGVEGGHSAYFTDPDLLRALSQPPP
- a CDS encoding heat shock protein transcriptional repressor HspR; translated protein: MATQKHQEYYVISVAAELTGMHAQTLRTYDRLGLVTPLRTQGGGRRYSGRDIELLQRIQQLSQEEGVNLAGIKTIIELTSRIDDLQDELERQREENEQLRRELDTRPARGGELVHVPRSTAVVSWEPAYRRRRNRPTS
- a CDS encoding pyruvate dehydrogenase, whose translation is MAEKFANLMVKHLKDLGVKRIYGLVGDSLNPLSDACRTEGMEWVHVRNEEAAAFAAGADSLAADELAVCGGSCGPGNTHFVQGLFEAHRNGSKVLAIASHIPSMEIGSSFFQETHPEHLFQECSSYLEVVNGADQGVRVLHNAIQNTLAGNGVSVMVIPGDIFDDEVSTSRHTTSGTYASGARKRVFPDPVEAAALVEAINKADTVTLFVGYGARDAREEVFALADKIKAPVGHSFRGKMFLEYDNPFDVGMSGLLGYGACHEASKKADLFIMLGTDFPYSDWLPEHNVAQVDIDGTHIGRRTPVNYPVVGDVKSVIDNILPHIEEKTNRSFLDSMLRRHAQLLESVVDKYTHEANESRVPIHPELAASVLDELADEDAYFTVDTGMCNVWSSRYLTPNGKRGESASFLHGTMANALPQAIGVQAAFPDRQVISWSGDGGLGMLMGELLTVKLHKLPIKTVVFNNSSLGMVKLEMLVAGYPDHETDHEQVNFAAIAAGVGIKSFRIEDPKDLRPVLKEALAYDGPVLVDIVTDPDALSMPPNITWDMMKGFTTAGIKTVLDGGVGRMVELARSNLRHIGAASSIALK
- the dnaJ gene encoding molecular chaperone DnaJ, with translation MAMQQEWANKDYYGDLGVSSTASSADIKKAYRKLARENHPDSNPGNKTAEEKFKRVAEAYDVIGDEQKRKEYDEMKSMINSGGFRGFGGTGGPGFPGGFRSTSTTGADFGFSDIFGGGAGGQTADGGLGDIFGSFFNRGGGPGRNARPSRGADVETEITLDFREAAKGTTIPLELTGDAPCTTCHGSGSRSGHVSTCDQCSGSGFIRENSGSFGMARPCPKCGGTGNMIEDPCPTCTGTGTVRRTRSITVRVPAGVVDGQKVRLAGQGEAGPNGKPAGDLFVTVHVRPDPVFTRSGDDLEVTVPVSFGELALGGTVAVPTLDNPVKVKIPAGTPNGRTLRVKGRGVPKRSGDNGDLLVTVEVAVPSSLDATATSALRAYAQAEKDSGFDPRAGWAGLN
- a CDS encoding carbon-nitrogen hydrolase family protein, encoding MRIALVQVETTGDKKRNLEIIEPEIRDAASHGATLIVLPEATMYAFGQGRLDTQAEQLDGPFATALRSLAKELDVTIVAGMFRPADTKGKRNRVYNTALITGNGVHKGYDKIHTYDAFDFKESDNVKPGTELVTFTHEGAVVGVATCFDIRFPEQFKDLARLGAEVIVVPTSWADGDNKLDHWRALTVARALDAGVFIAAADQARPGGDHVDKPDGAPTGVGHSVIVSPTGQRLVEGGFNPGIIYGDIDTAEVARARKTLPLL